Proteins co-encoded in one Bacteroidota bacterium genomic window:
- a CDS encoding EamA/RhaT family transporter, with the protein MIYILLNILASVVLLVIFKLFDKFKVNSLHAIIVNYITASVTGLLFSKHSFDLETLYHSKWIFVSIPLGFLLISIFNLISLTTQKISISTASVANKMSVAMPVLFSVLVLNVELTIIKVAGIVLALAALYFATRSHDENKHIDKKLIWLPLLVFLGSGLIDTAINATNAFYIHNEQDSEMFTISSFFCAFVIGVFVLIFTFFRHRSQKKETTFFEPKSILAGIILGIPNYFSIFFIIKALESNVLNSAQLFPVLNISNVVLSALIGVLIFKENLSTQNKIGLALAVVAIFLITL; encoded by the coding sequence GTGATTTACATTCTACTAAATATTCTTGCCAGCGTAGTACTACTTGTCATTTTTAAACTGTTTGATAAGTTCAAAGTAAATTCGCTGCATGCTATTATTGTGAATTATATCACCGCTTCAGTAACCGGACTTTTATTCTCCAAACACAGTTTTGATTTAGAAACGCTCTATCATTCCAAGTGGATATTTGTAAGCATTCCTCTCGGCTTTTTACTCATTTCTATTTTTAACTTAATATCACTTACCACTCAAAAAATCAGCATATCAACAGCATCGGTTGCAAATAAAATGAGTGTAGCAATGCCTGTGTTATTCTCAGTTCTTGTATTAAATGTAGAGCTTACCATTATTAAGGTCGCTGGAATCGTATTGGCACTTGCTGCATTATATTTCGCTACACGGTCTCATGATGAAAACAAACATATCGATAAAAAACTTATTTGGTTGCCCTTGCTTGTGTTTTTAGGCAGCGGATTAATCGACACCGCCATAAATGCCACGAATGCGTTTTACATTCACAATGAACAAGACAGCGAGATGTTTACGATTTCTTCTTTTTTCTGTGCCTTTGTGATAGGTGTTTTTGTTTTAATCTTTACATTCTTTAGGCATAGATCACAAAAAAAAGAAACAACTTTCTTCGAACCAAAAAGTATTCTCGCCGGTATTATTCTTGGTATACCTAATTATTTCAGTATTTTTTTTATTATTAAAGCCCTTGAGTCGAATGTATTAAACAGCGCTCAATTGTTTCCGGTGCTTAACATCTCCAATGTAGTTCTTTCAGCTCTTATCGGTGTTTTGATTTTCAAAGAAAACTTATCGACTCAAAACAAAATAGGATTAGCGCTCGCTGTTGTCGCAATTTTCTTGATCACATTATAA
- a CDS encoding phosphoheptose isomerase, translated as MSKLIEIEENGKKLSPVLPEHIKNYLIDIDGTICDDIPNEEPERMATAQLYPEALITLNKWFEEGHIITFFTSRTEEHRAVTEQWLKDNGFKYHGLLMGKPRGGNYHWVDNHMVRATRYTGRFTDLVEKETTIQVFQN; from the coding sequence ATGAGTAAGTTGATTGAAATTGAAGAGAACGGTAAGAAATTAAGTCCGGTTTTACCTGAGCATATTAAAAATTATTTGATTGACATCGATGGAACTATTTGTGATGATATTCCCAATGAAGAACCGGAAAGAATGGCTACCGCACAATTATATCCCGAAGCTTTAATAACTTTAAACAAATGGTTTGAAGAAGGACATATCATTACGTTTTTTACCAGTCGTACAGAAGAACACAGAGCGGTTACTGAACAATGGTTGAAAGATAACGGATTTAAATACCATGGTTTATTAATGGGAAAACCTCGCGGTGGAAATTATCATTGGGTGGATAACCATATGGTGCGTGCAACACGTTACACTGGGAGATTTACAGACTTAGTAGAGAAAGAAACAACGATTCAAGTATTTCAGAATTAA
- a CDS encoding YigZ family protein: MLFDDSYFTIQKASEGIYKDRGSKFLGFVFPVKTEAEIKEIISQLKKEHHGANHHCYAWRLGADKAAYRANDDGEPNNSAGKPILGQIQSKDLTDVLIVVARYFGGTLLGVSGLINAYREAAADALKNAEIIEKHILFQYRVEFNFEQMNSVMRILRDNHCKIISNEYESNCVIIFDVRKSYNDQVEEQIMKLTPIKFKYLKTH; this comes from the coding sequence ATGCTCTTCGACGACTCATATTTTACCATCCAAAAAGCATCAGAAGGAATTTATAAAGACAGAGGCAGTAAATTTTTAGGCTTTGTATTCCCGGTTAAAACAGAAGCTGAAATCAAAGAAATCATTAGTCAATTAAAAAAAGAACATCATGGGGCTAATCATCATTGTTATGCATGGCGATTAGGTGCCGATAAAGCTGCTTATAGGGCTAATGACGATGGTGAACCAAATAATTCGGCCGGTAAACCTATACTAGGACAAATACAATCCAAAGATTTAACGGATGTTCTGATTGTTGTTGCCCGATACTTTGGCGGAACATTACTTGGTGTTAGTGGTTTAATTAATGCCTATCGCGAAGCAGCGGCAGATGCTCTAAAAAATGCCGAAATCATTGAAAAGCATATTTTATTTCAATATAGAGTAGAGTTTAATTTCGAGCAAATGAATTCTGTAATGCGTATCTTGCGTGATAATCACTGTAAAATAATTTCAAATGAATACGAATCAAATTGCGTGATTATATTTGATGTAAGAAAAAGTTATAATGACCAAGTTGAAGAACAGATCATGAAGCTTACACCGATAAAATTTAAGTATCTAAAAACGCACTAA
- a CDS encoding (Fe-S)-binding protein, which produces MSNTPIKVPTMAEMMANGETPEILFWVGCSGSFDDRAKKITKAIVRILNHVNIKFAVLGTEETCTGDPAKRAGNEFLFQMQAFQNITVLNNYNVKKIVTGCPHCFNTLKNEYPELGGKYEVVHHTQLVQDLINQGKLKVNGGSFKGKKIVYHDPCYLGRANDVYEAPREVIQKLDVELAEMKRSKAKGLCCGAGGAQMFKEAEKGNKEVSTERAEEALALNPDVIAVGCPFCNTMMTDGVKHFNKEDKTKVLDVAELIATANDL; this is translated from the coding sequence ATGAGCAATACGCCAATTAAAGTACCAACAATGGCCGAGATGATGGCTAATGGTGAAACGCCTGAGATTTTATTTTGGGTGGGATGTTCAGGAAGTTTCGACGATCGTGCAAAAAAAATAACGAAGGCGATCGTTCGAATTTTGAATCATGTTAACATTAAGTTTGCTGTTTTAGGAACTGAGGAAACATGTACAGGCGACCCGGCAAAGCGTGCCGGCAATGAGTTTTTATTTCAGATGCAGGCTTTCCAAAACATAACTGTACTTAATAATTATAATGTTAAGAAAATTGTAACCGGTTGTCCGCATTGTTTCAACACATTAAAGAATGAATATCCTGAATTAGGCGGTAAATACGAAGTGGTGCATCATACACAGTTGGTACAGGATTTAATCAATCAAGGTAAATTGAAAGTGAACGGTGGTTCATTTAAAGGAAAGAAAATTGTTTATCACGATCCTTGTTACTTAGGAAGAGCCAATGATGTTTATGAAGCGCCGCGTGAGGTGATTCAAAAGTTAGACGTAGAATTGGCAGAAATGAAACGCAGTAAAGCAAAAGGATTATGTTGCGGAGCAGGCGGAGCACAAATGTTTAAGGAAGCAGAGAAAGGAAATAAGGAAGTAAGCACCGAAAGAGCAGAGGAGGCTTTAGCATTAAATCCGGATGTAATTGCTGTTGGTTGTCCGTTTTGCAATACCATGATGACAGATGGCGTTAAACATTTTAATAAAGAGGATAAAACAAAAGTATTGGATGTTGCTGAACTTATCGCAACTGCCAACGATTTATAA
- a CDS encoding (Fe-S)-binding protein, whose product MISSIAFIILFVAATAFFIYNARKVRRNILLGKNIDLSDNRAERIKTMTMVALGQSKMVTRPVSATMHILVYVGFVLINIEVLEMFVDGIFHQHRAFSFMGGFYNFLIGFFEILALGVFIGVVVFWFRRNVVKVKRFLNNELKGFPSFDANAILIAETLLMSALFLMNAADQVLQFRGHDHYHQAGSFPVSQILVPAVAGLSDGTLIFIERFCWWFHIIGIFAFLNWLPYSKHFHIILAFPNTFFSNLKAKGSFKNLFEVTDVVKPNFDPAYQPQLDPNVPVKFGAKDVTDLTWKQLLDAYTCTECGRCTSSCPQNITGKKLSPRKIMMDTRDRLVEVGKNIDKNGGTFVDDGKSLLGDYITSEEIWACNTCNACVQECPVNIDPLSIIMDLRHQLVLEQSSAPTELNGMFSNLENNGAPWQFSPADRANWINEN is encoded by the coding sequence ATGATAAGTTCTATTGCCTTTATTATTCTGTTTGTTGCCGCAACAGCTTTTTTTATTTACAATGCTCGCAAAGTTCGCCGTAATATTTTACTGGGGAAAAACATCGACTTAAGTGATAATCGCGCTGAGCGTATAAAAACAATGACCATGGTTGCCCTTGGCCAAAGTAAGATGGTAACTCGTCCGGTTTCGGCTACCATGCATATTTTGGTTTATGTTGGCTTCGTTCTAATTAACATTGAAGTGTTGGAAATGTTTGTAGATGGAATTTTTCATCAGCACCGCGCGTTCTCTTTCATGGGAGGTTTTTATAATTTCTTAATCGGATTCTTCGAAATTTTAGCGCTTGGCGTTTTTATTGGTGTCGTTGTTTTTTGGTTCAGAAGAAATGTGGTGAAGGTGAAACGTTTCCTTAATAATGAATTAAAAGGTTTTCCAAGTTTTGATGCCAATGCTATTTTGATAGCTGAAACATTATTAATGAGTGCATTGTTTTTAATGAACGCCGCAGATCAGGTATTGCAATTTCGCGGACACGATCATTATCACCAAGCCGGCTCTTTCCCGGTAAGTCAGATTTTAGTTCCGGCCGTTGCAGGTTTATCGGATGGTACATTAATTTTCATTGAGCGATTCTGCTGGTGGTTCCACATCATTGGAATTTTCGCGTTTTTAAATTGGCTACCATATTCTAAACATTTCCATATTATATTGGCTTTCCCTAATACATTTTTCTCTAATCTAAAAGCAAAGGGAAGTTTCAAAAATCTATTTGAAGTAACAGATGTGGTGAAACCAAATTTCGATCCTGCTTATCAACCACAATTAGACCCTAATGTTCCGGTAAAATTCGGCGCTAAAGATGTTACCGATTTAACATGGAAACAATTACTCGATGCGTACACCTGTACCGAATGCGGACGATGTACCAGTTCTTGTCCGCAGAATATCACCGGTAAAAAATTGTCTCCACGTAAAATTATGATGGATACCCGCGACCGATTAGTGGAAGTTGGAAAGAACATCGATAAGAACGGCGGAACATTTGTAGATGACGGAAAATCATTGTTAGGAGATTATATTACATCTGAAGAAATTTGGGCATGCAACACCTGCAATGCTTGTGTTCAGGAATGTCCGGTGAATATCGATCCATTATCTATCATCATGGATTTAAGACATCAATTAGTATTAGAACAAAGTTCTGCACCAACCGAATTAAACGGTATGTTCAGTAACTTAGAAAATAACGGCGCTCCTTGGCAGTTTTCACCTGCTGATCGCGCTAATTGGATTAACGAGAATTAA
- a CDS encoding M20/M25/M40 family metallo-hydrolase, which translates to MCSIHAPSGNEVAMKDFLLEYIKKNKKNWKHQPKIFHGKGFQDCIVLIFGKPRTAVFAHMDSIGFTVRYGKQLVKIGGPLCKSGFKLVGEDSIGKAEVELDVKKDKHGYSTLAYKFKRDLERGTELTFKPNWREDKDYIQCCYMDNRLGIYNALKTAETLKDGAIVFSCWEEHGGGSVTFLQKFLAEKYNVFQALISDISWISDGVHAGKGAVISMRDSLVPRRSFVNKIIHIAKKHNIPHQLEVEGSGGSDAKELQMSEHPWDWCFVGAGEQNVHTPDEKVHKKDIESMLSLYKMLMKEL; encoded by the coding sequence ATGTGCTCCATTCACGCTCCTTCTGGAAATGAAGTGGCCATGAAAGATTTTTTATTAGAGTACATCAAAAAAAATAAAAAAAACTGGAAGCATCAGCCTAAAATTTTTCACGGTAAAGGCTTTCAAGATTGTATTGTATTAATTTTCGGAAAACCACGTACCGCTGTTTTTGCGCACATGGATAGCATTGGCTTCACCGTTAGATATGGAAAACAGTTAGTAAAAATTGGCGGACCACTTTGCAAAAGCGGATTCAAATTAGTGGGAGAAGATTCGATAGGAAAAGCAGAAGTGGAACTCGATGTTAAAAAAGATAAGCATGGCTACTCTACTCTAGCTTATAAATTCAAACGCGATTTAGAAAGGGGCACCGAACTTACCTTTAAACCTAATTGGCGAGAAGATAAAGATTACATTCAGTGCTGTTACATGGATAATCGATTAGGAATTTACAACGCTTTAAAAACTGCCGAAACTTTAAAAGACGGAGCCATCGTGTTTAGTTGCTGGGAAGAACATGGCGGAGGCAGTGTTACATTTTTGCAAAAATTTTTAGCTGAAAAATACAATGTGTTTCAAGCGCTCATTTCAGATATATCATGGATATCCGATGGAGTTCATGCCGGTAAAGGCGCTGTTATTTCCATGCGCGATAGTTTGGTACCGAGAAGAAGCTTCGTCAACAAAATCATTCATATTGCTAAAAAACATAATATTCCGCATCAACTGGAAGTAGAAGGAAGCGGTGGCAGTGATGCAAAAGAATTACAAATGTCGGAACATCCATGGGATTGGTGCTTTGTAGGCGCCGGAGAGCAAAATGTACACACACCGGATGAAAAAGTACACAAGAAAGATATTGAGAGCATGTTATCGCTTTACAAAATGTTAATGAAAGAACTCTGA
- a CDS encoding gliding motility-associated C-terminal domain-containing protein, producing MIAKLHPMKNLIKLSAIVFTMLTVNVVNAQTKGEPLWGTPCKECLEPVGNTQKGSPASVQNGNATIATSYTTTACGLNFTTASVRLHARSFGAVTPATGLAQPATMAISGMPACFQVLKAFLYIGGSGNGSAFNVNFTNPAATASTVPATIIGSDVDKCWSFPGTYNYRCDVTALISGNGNYVISGVPVNATAKTMDMDGATLFIIYSDPNQTYTGSIMIGDGCMVMKGGTKTANLTGFNVCGPTSLTTNFMAVTDLQKIAATPVYLNSATANFTQPVASQQVYDYIQQPGGAAVAGQTSATYGVQNTSDCWNLVFAGMYWRTACNVCTISNLTVTAITSSSCSAGSATANVSGGTAPYSYTWSPAGGNAQSITNMPSGTYTVNVKDATGCKTGTATVAVNAASGPTITANAGTICAGSSVNLTANGAATYTWSPGTGLNTTNGPAVTANPAATTVYSISGTNALGCVATITTQVMVNPMPVPVINSNSPICLNAPLNLTSGGGTTYAWSGPNAFTSTLQNPTVAAATTADAGVYTVTVTSLGCSSTATTNVAVLTPSTTATNTGPYCAGATIQLNGGAATSYSWTGPGGFTSNLQNPTIAASTTAMSGTYNLLVSIGSCTAAASTNVVVNALPVPNAISNSPVCANDQITFTGSGGTTYTWTGPAYNSNQQNPVIASSTAANAGTYTLTVTDANNCVNFTTVNVVVNPLPVITVNSPVTCLNTSFTLSATGGSTYAWSGPAGFTSNQQNAVLTNAAASMSGVYTVTVTTANNCVSTATTNAQVLPLPNPQINSNSPVCVGNALMLAGSGGATFAWTGPNGFVSAQQNPTIANVTLAEAGVYTLLVSSGTCTASTTATIVINPLPTPQIVVNTPVCVGQALNFSGSGGVTYSWNGPGFINNTQNPSIPAATMFNNGAFVLTVTDANNCTNSTTQNVVVNPLPNVNATGATVCENGNATLSAGGGVTYSWSGPNGFTSNSQNPMLSNAQLNVSGQYTVLVTDANTCTNTAVATIIVNPAPVATINNNSPICVNNMLSLSGSGGVSYSWTGPNGFVSTSQNPNFNASSTAYSGNYVLTITDANGCTASATTAATINPIPSVAINAVPNRGCAPFCTSFNLSTSPGVQTYNWNLGNGITGNTATQQTCYGTTGVYTVNVVVSDAIGCTNSATYTVEVFPQPVADFNHAPIKPIINIDPEVTFTDASHGDSIVKWQWYFMNTAQYTSTQQNPTFMYSDPGTYAVALVVTSDKGCIDTLVRIVEVGEDFGIYVPNAFTPNADGLNDVFQPKGFGVVKYQLQIFDRWGERVFETKEFEKGWDGKFAGRGDNICEQGTYTWLINAVSVFGKAHELKGHVTLIK from the coding sequence ATGATTGCAAAACTCCATCCCATGAAGAATCTTATTAAACTTTCGGCCATTGTATTTACTATGTTAACCGTAAACGTGGTAAATGCCCAAACAAAAGGTGAACCGCTTTGGGGTACACCATGTAAAGAATGTTTAGAGCCTGTAGGGAATACTCAAAAAGGTTCTCCTGCTTCAGTTCAAAACGGAAACGCAACAATTGCGACAAGTTATACAACTACAGCTTGCGGATTAAACTTTACGACAGCGAGTGTTCGATTGCATGCCCGCTCGTTTGGTGCAGTTACACCTGCAACAGGTCTTGCTCAACCAGCCACAATGGCTATTTCAGGGATGCCTGCATGTTTTCAGGTTTTAAAAGCATTTTTATACATAGGTGGTTCCGGAAACGGTAGCGCTTTTAATGTGAATTTTACTAATCCGGCTGCAACTGCTTCTACAGTTCCAGCTACCATTATTGGAAGTGACGTAGACAAATGCTGGAGCTTCCCGGGTACATACAATTACCGTTGTGATGTAACTGCTTTGATTTCCGGGAACGGTAATTATGTTATAAGCGGAGTTCCGGTAAATGCTACTGCCAAAACAATGGATATGGATGGCGCTACTTTATTTATTATTTATTCTGATCCAAATCAAACCTACACAGGCAGTATTATGATTGGTGATGGTTGTATGGTAATGAAAGGTGGAACTAAAACTGCTAATCTTACCGGCTTTAATGTTTGCGGACCAACTTCTTTAACAACAAATTTTATGGCTGTTACCGATTTACAGAAAATCGCAGCTACTCCTGTTTACCTTAACTCAGCTACCGCTAATTTTACTCAGCCGGTGGCAAGTCAGCAAGTATATGATTACATTCAACAACCCGGTGGCGCTGCTGTAGCAGGACAAACCTCCGCAACTTACGGTGTTCAAAATACAAGCGACTGTTGGAATCTGGTGTTTGCCGGTATGTATTGGCGAACAGCTTGTAACGTATGTACGATTTCTAATCTTACAGTTACTGCTATTACGTCATCTTCTTGTTCTGCCGGTTCTGCAACCGCTAACGTGTCCGGCGGTACTGCTCCTTATTCTTATACGTGGAGCCCTGCCGGTGGAAATGCGCAAAGTATCACTAATATGCCTTCAGGTACTTATACTGTAAATGTAAAAGACGCTACAGGTTGCAAAACCGGAACTGCAACTGTTGCAGTTAACGCGGCTTCAGGACCAACTATTACGGCTAATGCCGGAACCATTTGTGCGGGTAGCTCAGTTAATTTAACCGCTAATGGTGCTGCAACTTATACTTGGAGTCCGGGTACCGGATTAAATACGACTAACGGTCCGGCCGTTACTGCCAACCCTGCTGCTACAACAGTATACTCCATTAGTGGAACTAATGCATTAGGTTGCGTGGCTACGATTACAACTCAGGTAATGGTAAATCCAATGCCTGTACCTGTAATTAATAGTAATAGTCCAATATGTCTGAATGCACCACTAAACTTAACTTCAGGTGGCGGTACAACATACGCATGGAGCGGACCAAACGCTTTCACTTCAACATTGCAAAATCCTACGGTTGCAGCCGCTACAACAGCTGATGCAGGTGTTTATACAGTAACTGTAACTTCACTAGGATGTTCATCAACAGCTACAACTAACGTTGCGGTATTAACGCCTTCAACAACTGCTACTAATACCGGACCATATTGTGCCGGTGCAACTATTCAATTAAATGGTGGTGCAGCAACATCTTATAGCTGGACAGGTCCGGGTGGATTTACATCTAATTTACAAAACCCAACTATTGCTGCTTCAACAACTGCAATGAGTGGAACTTATAATTTATTAGTTTCAATTGGTTCATGTACTGCAGCAGCTTCAACCAACGTTGTTGTGAATGCATTGCCGGTTCCAAACGCAATTAGTAATAGTCCGGTTTGTGCGAACGATCAAATTACATTCACAGGTTCAGGCGGAACAACGTATACATGGACTGGCCCTGCTTATAACTCTAATCAACAAAATCCGGTAATAGCTTCTTCAACTGCTGCAAATGCCGGTACATATACTTTAACGGTAACCGATGCTAACAACTGCGTTAACTTTACAACTGTAAATGTGGTTGTAAATCCGCTTCCTGTTATAACGGTTAACAGCCCTGTAACTTGTTTGAATACTTCATTTACTTTATCTGCAACTGGTGGCTCAACATATGCATGGAGTGGTCCTGCCGGATTTACTTCAAACCAGCAAAATGCGGTTCTTACCAATGCAGCGGCATCTATGTCGGGTGTATACACGGTAACTGTAACTACAGCGAATAACTGTGTGTCAACTGCCACCACAAACGCACAAGTATTACCATTGCCTAATCCTCAAATCAACAGTAACTCACCTGTTTGTGTGGGTAACGCGTTAATGTTAGCAGGAAGTGGAGGTGCAACATTTGCTTGGACCGGACCGAATGGATTTGTAAGTGCTCAACAAAACCCAACAATAGCAAACGTAACATTGGCAGAAGCCGGCGTTTATACTTTATTGGTTTCTTCAGGAACCTGTACAGCAAGTACTACTGCAACTATTGTTATTAATCCGCTGCCAACTCCTCAAATCGTAGTGAATACTCCGGTGTGTGTTGGACAAGCTTTAAACTTTAGCGGTAGTGGTGGTGTAACTTATAGCTGGAATGGTCCGGGCTTCATTAATAACACACAAAACCCTTCAATTCCTGCTGCCACAATGTTTAATAATGGAGCCTTTGTGTTAACAGTTACTGATGCAAATAATTGTACTAATTCAACCACTCAGAATGTGGTGGTAAATCCATTACCAAATGTAAATGCAACCGGTGCTACCGTTTGTGAAAACGGCAATGCAACTTTAAGCGCGGGTGGTGGAGTAACTTATTCATGGAGTGGTCCGAATGGTTTTACTTCTAATAGCCAAAATCCAATGTTGTCAAATGCGCAATTGAATGTATCAGGACAATACACAGTATTAGTAACTGACGCAAATACTTGTACAAATACAGCGGTAGCAACCATTATTGTGAATCCTGCTCCTGTAGCAACAATTAATAACAATAGTCCAATTTGCGTAAACAACATGTTAAGTTTAAGCGGTTCGGGTGGAGTGAGCTATAGCTGGACAGGGCCAAATGGATTTGTTTCTACTTCTCAAAATCCAAACTTCAATGCAAGTTCAACAGCCTACTCAGGAAATTACGTGCTTACAATTACGGATGCTAATGGATGTACAGCTTCTGCTACAACAGCAGCAACTATTAATCCAATTCCGAGTGTAGCAATTAATGCAGTTCCTAACAGAGGCTGTGCGCCTTTCTGTACTTCATTTAATTTAAGTACGAGTCCGGGTGTACAAACCTACAATTGGAATTTAGGAAACGGAATCACAGGAAATACAGCCACACAACAAACATGTTACGGTACTACCGGTGTTTACACAGTGAATGTAGTTGTATCTGATGCCATTGGATGTACCAATAGCGCTACTTATACCGTTGAAGTATTCCCTCAACCGGTTGCTGACTTTAACCATGCACCAATTAAACCAATCATTAATATTGATCCTGAAGTAACATTTACAGATGCTTCACATGGAGATTCGATTGTTAAATGGCAATGGTATTTCATGAATACCGCACAGTATACATCGACACAACAAAACCCAACGTTTATGTATTCTGATCCGGGTACTTATGCAGTAGCCTTGGTTGTTACAAGTGATAAAGGCTGTATTGATACATTAGTGAGAATTGTTGAGGTAGGTGAAGACTTCGGAATTTACGTTCCAAATGCATTTACGCCTAATGCCGATGGATTAAATGATGTGTTCCAGCCAAAAGGATTTGGTGTTGTAAAATACCAGTTGCAAATATTTGACCGTTGGGGTGAAAGAGTGTTTGAGACCAAGGAATTTGAAAAGGGATGGGATGGAAAATTCGCGGGACGTGGAGATAATATTTGCGAGCAAGGAACTTATACCTGGTTGATAAATGCAGTGAGTGTATTTGGAAAAGCACACGAGTTAAAAGGTCACGTAACACTTATCAAATAA
- a CDS encoding tetratricopeptide repeat protein: MKILKSVTVILAAFLMFSCKSGENKEVVKQEIKDSLIDKLNSPELKAVNEKLKNDPNNAELYNERAKIYIRLKQFDAAIGDAQRSLKIDSTNANYHLTLVDAYFADNKTRQAKETLELVAKKFPDNIEGLLKLGELFFLVRQYESALTQINKALKIDENMARAYYLKGSVFKEMGDTTKAISSMQTAIEQDNKYFDAFVDVGLLYAVKKNPLAFQYFDNALRLKPGNDNVMYAKAKLLQDMNKIPEAIAEYERMLAINKDNTMVLYNMGAIYLDRKKDAEKAVDYFSKAIAVDPKYTEAYFARGVCYEVLKDISNAKADYNMCLQVTPNYEMAIEALNNLEKK, from the coding sequence ATGAAAATTTTGAAATCAGTTACGGTAATTCTTGCCGCATTCTTGATGTTTTCCTGTAAATCGGGCGAAAACAAAGAAGTAGTTAAACAAGAAATCAAAGATTCGTTAATCGACAAGTTAAATTCACCTGAATTAAAAGCAGTGAATGAAAAATTAAAGAACGATCCGAATAATGCCGAATTATATAATGAACGCGCTAAGATTTATATTCGTTTAAAGCAGTTCGATGCGGCCATTGGTGATGCACAACGCTCATTGAAAATTGATAGTACGAATGCCAACTATCACCTTACGTTGGTAGATGCTTATTTTGCAGATAACAAAACGCGTCAGGCAAAGGAAACATTGGAGTTAGTAGCAAAAAAATTTCCTGATAACATAGAAGGTCTTTTAAAATTAGGAGAGCTCTTCTTTTTAGTGCGCCAATATGAAAGTGCGTTAACGCAAATTAATAAAGCATTGAAGATTGATGAGAACATGGCTCGCGCCTATTATTTGAAAGGTTCTGTATTTAAAGAGATGGGCGATACAACCAAAGCCATCTCGAGTATGCAAACAGCCATTGAGCAGGATAACAAATATTTTGACGCTTTTGTGGATGTAGGGTTGCTTTATGCAGTGAAGAAAAATCCTCTCGCATTTCAATATTTCGATAACGCCCTTCGCTTAAAGCCGGGTAATGATAATGTAATGTATGCAAAGGCAAAACTTTTGCAGGATATGAATAAAATTCCGGAAGCCATTGCTGAATATGAAAGAATGTTGGCTATCAATAAAGATAATACGATGGTGCTTTATAACATGGGTGCTATTTATTTGGATAGAAAGAAAGATGCAGAGAAAGCGGTTGATTATTTTTCAAAAGCCATTGCTGTGGATCCAAAATATACCGAAGCCTATTTTGCGAGAGGAGTTTGTTATGAAGTATTGAAGGATATTTCAAATGCAAAAGCCGACTATAACATGTGTTTACAAGTTACGCCAAATTACGAGATGGCTATTGAGGCATTGAATAATCTCGAGAAGAAATAA